The Coffea arabica cultivar ET-39 chromosome 2c, Coffea Arabica ET-39 HiFi, whole genome shotgun sequence genome includes the window GATAATGACTTTACTAGATTGTACAAGTTTCTTCATACATGGGCTCActactttctttatctttcaGACTACATTCAAAGGGAGAGTTTTTATGACTCATGCGACAAAAGCCATCTACAAGTTACTTTTGTCAGATTATGTCAAAGTGAGCAAGGTCTCGGTTGAAGATATGTTGTTTACCGAGCAGGACATTAACAACTCCATGGAAAGAATTGAGGTGTGTACATCATCCTTATGCTGTTTGGGTTGCTTGTGTGGCCTTTTTCCGAGGCTcgtaaatttgaatttgaaattgtatGCAGATTTTGCTTTCCTGTTTTGAGGGAAAGGCAAAATTAGCATGAAGAACAATCTATTATTTGTGCAGGAACAGTCTTTTTTTCTGCATGCATCTTTTGCTTTTTTGCATTCAAACTGTCTATACATGGAACAGCAATTGAGAGAAGCAATTACAGGTACATAATAGTATTAATGAAAGCACAAAAGGATGAATAGGAGCAATATGAACAGCctagaggtttttttttttggggggggggaaggTTTGCTGATATTAATAGTAGGCAACTCTTTCTTAACTAAGAATGTAATGAGCAGATATGGATAGTAGTATTTGTTTGATGTGGTCCGAGGTTAGAGAGCCTTCTGCCCTTACTTTTTCTTGTGGGGAAAAAAGGGAATTACATATAGTTTTCGattgtttcaaacttttgaaTAAAATGAAGGGATAAGAGAATAAAATGCACATATATTTGCTTTACTATCTATTTGttgtctttcttgtttttcattaTTCTAAGATTTGATATTAGACAAAAGGCAAAGCATTTGTGCAGTCTTTTATCCATTGAATGGCGAATAAGAGCTAATGAGTTTATAGTTTGTTTTAGACCCATGCTGGTGGGAATTTGAAATGACTGTGACCAATTCACAGCTTGTCCAACTTAATCCATATAGAGGGTTGTATATacttatttcattcattctgcAGGTTATTGACTTCCATCAGACTCTGGAAGTTAATGGCATCCGCTTCTGGTGTTACACTGCAGGCCATGTCCTTGGTGCTGCTATGTTTATGGTCGATATTGCTGGCGTTCGTGTTCTTTACACTGGAGATTATTCACGAGAAGAAGATCGACATCTTCGTGCTGCGGAGCTTCCCCAGTTCTCGCCAGATATATGCATTATCGAGTCAACATATGGAGTTCAACTTCATCAGCCACGACATATTCGAGAGAAACGGTTTACTGATGCCATTCACTCCACTGTTTCTCAAGGTGGTCGAGTCCTGATCCCAGCTTTTGCTCTTGGTCGTGCCCAGGagcttttactaattttggaggAGTATTGGTCAAACCATCGTGAGCTGGAGAATGTCCCAATATATTATGCCTCTCCTTTGGCAAAAAGGTGTATGGCAGTCTACCAGACGTACATAAATTCCATGAATGAGAGGATTAGGAGTCAGTATGCAAATTCGAATCCCTTTGAATTTAAACACATTTCACCATTGAAAagcattgaaaattttaatgatGTCGGTCCATCAGTAGTGATGGCAAGCCCGGGTGGCCTTCAAAGTGGGTTATCACGACAGCTTTTTGATAGATGGTGCTCTGACAAGAGAAACGCTTGTGTTATACCTGGTTATGTTGTTGAAGGAACACCGGCGAAGACCATCATCAATGAACCCAAAGAAGTCACCCTCACAAATGGCTTGACTGCCCCACTAAATATGCAAGTCCATTACATTTCCTTCTCAGCTCATGCTGACTATGCTCAGACGAGTACGTTTTTGAAAGAGTTAATGCCTCCTAACATAATTTTGGTTCATGGTGAAGCTAACGAGATGGGAAGGCTGAAACAGAAGCTTGTGTCTCTCTTTGCTGACAGAAATACCAAAATCATAACCCCTAAGAACTGCCAGTCTGTTGAAATGTATTTCACCTCTGAGAAAATGGCAAAAACTATTGGAAAGTTGGCTGAAAAGGTCCCCGAAGTTGGTGAAACAGTGAGTGGTTTGCTTGTTAAGAAAGGCTTCACATACCAGATTATGGCACCTGATGATCTGCGTGTTTTCTCCCAGCTTTCCACAGCTAATGTCACACAAAGGATCACAATCCCGTATTCCGGAGCATTTGCTGTTATAAAGCATAGGCTTAAGCAGATATATGAGAGTGTGGAATCCTCGACAGATGAGGAATCAGGAGTTCCAACTCTGCGAGTTCATGGTCAGGTGACGGTGAAGCAGGAGTCAGAGAATCATATCTCACTGCACTGGACAGCTGATCCGATTAGCGATATGGTGTCAGACTCAATTGTAGCTCTGGTTTTGAATGCCAACAGGGAAATGTCTAAGGTGGTAGTAGAATCAGAACCTGTGGTAAGTGAGGAAGAAGATGCAAGGAAAGCTGAAAAAATAGTACATGCACTCCTTGTTTCTCTTTTTGGAGATGTGAAATTTGGGGAGAATGGGAAACTGGTGATAAGTGTTGACGGCAACATCGCTCACCTTGATAAACAAAGTGGAGATGTGGAAAGTGAAAATGAAGGCCTCAAGGAACGTGTGAGGATGGCATTCCAGCGAATAAGAAGTGCTGTAAGGCCAATCCCTCTTTCAGCTTAagccatttttctcttcttcgtTCTTTTAGTTCATCAGCTGGGTCCAGTCCAGACTGTGTGTTCTGCATTTTGGCTGGCCTAAAGAGTAGAAATGAACTGTTAATTTCGTTTTTGTGATTCTATAGCATGAGAATACTTGTATGCCCTGTAGGTTCAAACAAACGCTATTTTAAATCCCAATCTTTTGGGCTAATTACCTGGATAGCAGCATGGTTCCATTATTTTGAAGTCCTCTTGCCCCTTCCAGGTTTGCTCTTTGGTAATGTTCACCTTTTGCTTCCAAATTTCCTTTGGcttgtttgatttttttgttgttgttgttgttgttgttgttgcaaCGTGGATAAGCATGTCTGCGGCAAAACACACTTGATGGAGCAATTTGCACATTATTTGTTAAAGAATGGCAATATCatgtttattttgtattttcaacCATCATCAAATTTGGTTTAGAGTCCTCCATCTttaagagagagggaaaaagggAAAGGATTTGAAAGTCAGAAGATCACTTAATTAATAATGTGCTTTTAGCATGAGCCTTGGGAACAATAACACAAACAGTTTTGTTAATTGGAGGGACAACTCAACCCGCTTATGCGCACCTAATGAGCAGCTGTTGTTGCCCTTATTGTTTAGAAAACTAAAATTGACATTTGTTTGTTTTAGCTCCAAATGAATTTTCTAATCTCTTTATGGAAAAAAGATATTCTAGCGCCTTTTGCTTTTTCAAGCAATCAACACGTATTTTTTCGGGTTAGAAGAAAACAGAAGTTGGAAGCTGGGCGGTACCTGTTGACTGACTCCTAGCTGCACCCATCTCACATAAGGAAATGGGGCAGGGATGGTATGATCGTCCCTGAGCGGTTAATGGCCACGATTTGACCTCAAAAATTGGTGCGGCTGAGATTACAAGTTGTTATTTAATTTCCACGTCATGTGTGGGTTTCAcaaaaatttattctaaaattATGCGATGTACAATAAAAGTTACACGATGT containing:
- the LOC113731889 gene encoding cleavage and polyadenylation specificity factor subunit 3-I, with translation MASTGQSLTSLKKREATTANNRDGDQLIITPLGAGNEVGRSCVYMSYKGKTVLFDCGIHPAYSGMAALPYFDEIDPSTIDVLLITHFHLDHAASLPYFLEKTTFKGRVFMTHATKAIYKLLLSDYVKVSKVSVEDMLFTEQDINNSMERIEVIDFHQTLEVNGIRFWCYTAGHVLGAAMFMVDIAGVRVLYTGDYSREEDRHLRAAELPQFSPDICIIESTYGVQLHQPRHIREKRFTDAIHSTVSQGGRVLIPAFALGRAQELLLILEEYWSNHRELENVPIYYASPLAKRCMAVYQTYINSMNERIRSQYANSNPFEFKHISPLKSIENFNDVGPSVVMASPGGLQSGLSRQLFDRWCSDKRNACVIPGYVVEGTPAKTIINEPKEVTLTNGLTAPLNMQVHYISFSAHADYAQTSTFLKELMPPNIILVHGEANEMGRLKQKLVSLFADRNTKIITPKNCQSVEMYFTSEKMAKTIGKLAEKVPEVGETVSGLLVKKGFTYQIMAPDDLRVFSQLSTANVTQRITIPYSGAFAVIKHRLKQIYESVESSTDEESGVPTLRVHGQVTVKQESENHISLHWTADPISDMVSDSIVALVLNANREMSKVVVESEPVVSEEEDARKAEKIVHALLVSLFGDVKFGENGKLVISVDGNIAHLDKQSGDVESENEGLKERVRMAFQRIRSAVRPIPLSA